A window of the Budorcas taxicolor isolate Tak-1 chromosome 8, Takin1.1, whole genome shotgun sequence genome harbors these coding sequences:
- the LOC128052430 gene encoding interferon alpha-H-like yields the protein MVAAWSLLLALLLLSCNAICSLGCHLPHTHSLANGRVLMLLRQLRRVSPSSCLQDRKDFAFPQEALGGSQLRKAQAISVLHEVTQHTFQLFSTEGSAAAWDQSLLDKLRIALDQQLIDLQACLRQEEGLRGAPLLKEDSSLAVRKYFHRVTLYLQEKGHSPCAWEVVRAEVMRAFSSSRNLQERFRSKD from the coding sequence ATGGTCGCAGCCTGGTCCTTactcctggctctgctgctgctcagcTGCAACGCCATCTGCTCTCTGGGCTGCCACCTGCCTCACACCCACAGCCTGGCCAACGGGAGGGTCCTGATGCTCCTGCGACAACTGAGGAGggtctccccttcctcctgcctgcagGACAGAAAAGACTTCGCATTCCCCCAGGAGGCGCTGGGTGGCAGCCAGTTGCGGAAGGCTCAAGCCATCTCTGTGCTCCACGAGGTGACCCAGCACACCTTCCAGCTCTTCAGCACAGAGGGCTCGGCCGCCGCGTGGGACCAGAGCCTCCTGGACAAGCTCCGCATTGCTCTGGATCAGCAGCTCATTGACCTGCAAGCCTGTctcaggcaggaggaggggctgcGAGGGGCTCCCCTGCTCAAGGAGGACTCCAGCCTGGCTGTGAGGAAATACTTCCACAGAGTCACTCTCTATCTGCAAGAGAAGGGACACAGCCCTTGTGCCTGGGAGGTTGTCAGAGCAGAAGTCATGAGAGCCTTCTCTTCCTCAAGAAACTTGCAGGAGAGATTCAGGAGCAAGGACTGA